Proteins from one Solidesulfovibrio sp. genomic window:
- a CDS encoding Gfo/Idh/MocA family oxidoreductase, with amino-acid sequence AEARALGGLAAATPGAVCMVGHNYRRKNGIRFLKACLDEGRLGRPVHLDAMVSHGGAFHFDANHWRTDPARCLGGPLAMLGAHSLDTLRYLLGRPESVFAFADRLSGTSANVDAVTALFRMASGATASLCHHYVVPSIGYVRVQGFEGTASYAIDSNEVSVRTGRDVACVKAPTVLHTLPPLDDRLEQVVEFARAIRGRATVETGWRQGLEVVEMLHGIMESARTGQPWRFDGDAA; translated from the coding sequence GGCCGAGGCCAGGGCGCTCGGCGGGCTCGCGGCCGCCACGCCCGGGGCCGTGTGCATGGTCGGCCACAACTATCGGCGCAAAAACGGCATCCGCTTCCTCAAGGCCTGCCTGGACGAGGGCCGGCTCGGCCGGCCGGTGCACCTCGACGCCATGGTCTCCCACGGCGGGGCCTTCCATTTCGACGCCAACCACTGGCGCACGGACCCGGCCCGCTGCCTGGGCGGTCCCCTGGCCATGCTCGGCGCGCACAGCCTGGATACGCTACGCTATCTGCTGGGCCGGCCGGAAAGCGTGTTCGCCTTCGCCGACCGCCTGTCCGGCACCTCGGCCAACGTGGACGCGGTGACGGCGCTTTTCCGCATGGCAAGCGGGGCCACGGCCAGCCTGTGCCACCACTACGTGGTGCCGTCCATCGGCTATGTCCGGGTCCAGGGCTTCGAGGGCACGGCCAGCTACGCCATCGACTCCAACGAGGTGTCCGTGCGCACGGGCCGCGACGTGGCCTGCGTCAAGGCGCCGACGGTGCTCCATACCCTGCCTCCCCTGGACGACCGGCTGGAGCAGGTGGTGGAATTCGCCCGGGCCATACGCGGCCGGGCCACGGTGGAAACCGGCTGGCGGCAAGGCCTGGAGGTGGTGGAGATGCTGCACGGGATCATGGAATCGGCCCGCACGGGGCAGCCCTGGCGGTTTGACGGGGACGCGGCGTGA
- a CDS encoding SIS domain-containing protein: MSEYLTYVEQLKEALGGLAVTSRDGSLLTQNEGLRRWLEMTHALRLDKKTMYFIGNGASAMMAGHMAADASKNGGFRSLAFNDAALMTAVSNDICYAQCFSFPLMRFADPGDILTAISSSGNSPNVVAAIEQARAMNLGVITLTGLKPDNKARTMGDLNFYIPASTYGLVEASHQALLHGWLDLYMEAHPETQS, encoded by the coding sequence GTGTCCGAATACCTCACCTATGTCGAGCAGCTCAAGGAAGCCCTTGGCGGCTTGGCCGTCACCAGTCGCGACGGCAGCCTCCTGACCCAAAACGAGGGCTTGCGCCGGTGGCTGGAGATGACCCACGCCCTGCGCCTGGACAAAAAAACCATGTACTTCATCGGCAACGGCGCCAGCGCCATGATGGCTGGCCACATGGCGGCCGATGCCAGCAAAAACGGCGGCTTCCGCAGCCTGGCCTTCAACGACGCCGCCCTGATGACGGCGGTGAGCAACGACATCTGCTATGCCCAGTGCTTTTCCTTTCCACTGATGCGCTTCGCCGACCCCGGCGACATCCTCACCGCCATCAGCAGTTCCGGCAATTCGCCCAACGTGGTGGCCGCCATCGAACAGGCCCGGGCCATGAACCTTGGCGTCATCACGCTCACGGGGCTCAAGCCCGACAACAAGGCCCGGACCATGGGCGACCTCAACTTCTACATCCCGGCCTCCACCTACGGCCTCGTCGAGGCTTCCCATCAAGCCCTTCTGCACGGCTGGCTGGATCTGTACATGGAAGCCCATCCGGAGACGCAATCATGA
- a CDS encoding Gfo/Idh/MocA family oxidoreductase, with protein sequence MEIKTGIIGMGKMGRIRKQCLDAHPDFRVTALCDNREDAATDFPGVACFTDWRELLAQDLDAVFVCTYNNVIADIVCAALARRLHVFSEKPPGHSIGDVRKMMAAEADAPDRVLKFGFNHRFHYGVMEAKSIVDSGQYGEVLWARGIYGKAGGITFENSWRSDKDLAGGGILLDQGIHMVDLLRYFLGDFTEIKGFVEKCYWTGIPFEDNAFALMKTDLGKVAMLHSSATQWKHKFSLDIFMQNGYVCINGILSSTRSYGEESISFAKKQFEDEATAMGKPREEIIYFDRDDSWKLELEDFHQAIRTGNRLAAGDSSDALKVMQLIEDIYNASGK encoded by the coding sequence ATGGAAATCAAAACCGGCATCATCGGCATGGGCAAGATGGGGCGCATTCGCAAGCAGTGCCTGGACGCCCATCCCGATTTCCGCGTCACGGCCCTGTGCGACAACCGCGAGGACGCGGCAACAGACTTTCCGGGCGTGGCCTGCTTCACCGACTGGCGCGAGCTTTTGGCCCAGGACCTGGACGCGGTCTTTGTGTGCACCTACAACAACGTCATCGCGGATATCGTTTGCGCCGCGCTGGCCCGGCGCCTGCACGTGTTCAGCGAAAAGCCGCCCGGACACTCCATCGGTGATGTCCGCAAAATGATGGCGGCCGAAGCGGACGCACCGGATCGCGTCTTGAAGTTCGGCTTCAACCACCGCTTCCATTACGGCGTCATGGAAGCCAAATCCATCGTGGACAGCGGCCAGTACGGCGAGGTGCTCTGGGCGCGCGGCATCTACGGCAAGGCCGGTGGCATCACCTTCGAGAATTCCTGGCGCTCGGACAAGGACTTGGCCGGCGGTGGCATCCTCCTCGACCAGGGCATCCACATGGTCGACCTGCTGCGCTATTTCCTGGGCGACTTCACCGAAATAAAAGGTTTTGTGGAGAAATGCTACTGGACGGGCATCCCCTTTGAGGATAACGCGTTCGCCCTCATGAAGACGGACTTAGGCAAGGTAGCCATGCTGCATTCCAGCGCGACGCAATGGAAGCACAAATTCTCGCTGGATATCTTCATGCAAAACGGGTATGTCTGCATCAACGGCATCCTGTCTTCCACGCGCAGTTACGGTGAGGAATCCATTAGCTTCGCCAAGAAGCAGTTCGAAGACGAGGCCACGGCCATGGGCAAGCCCCGGGAAGAAATCATCTACTTCGATCGGGACGACTCCTGGAAACTCGAACTGGAGGACTTCCACCAGGCCATCCGCACGGGCAACCGCCTGGCGGCCGGGGATTCCTCCGACGCGTTGAAGGTCATGCAGCTCATCGAGGACATTTACAACGCCAGCGGGAAATAG
- a CDS encoding cytidylyltransferase domain-containing protein: MDKPSVLAMIPARMGSQRLKKKNLRELDGVPLLTRAIRKSLAAGCFDAVWINSEHPDFGAIAAAEGVHFHRRPEALASNTATSEDFVQEFLAAHPCDYLVQVHSIAPLLTAAQVAAFVAAMLQSGKDVFLSAVNEQIECAINGRPINFRYDRKTNSQELEPVQRITWSITGWRAASYLAAYAAGKCATYAGDVGYWPIDRAAGHIIKTEEDLRFAQAFLDAFPERGI; the protein is encoded by the coding sequence ATGGACAAACCGAGCGTTCTCGCGATGATTCCGGCCCGCATGGGCAGCCAACGCCTCAAGAAGAAAAACCTTCGGGAACTCGACGGCGTCCCCCTGCTCACCCGGGCCATCCGCAAGTCCCTGGCCGCCGGCTGTTTCGACGCCGTGTGGATCAATTCCGAACATCCCGACTTCGGGGCCATCGCCGCCGCCGAGGGCGTTCACTTCCACCGGCGGCCAGAGGCTCTCGCCAGCAACACCGCCACCAGCGAGGACTTCGTCCAGGAATTTCTGGCCGCCCATCCCTGCGACTACCTCGTCCAGGTGCACAGCATCGCCCCGTTGCTCACCGCCGCCCAGGTCGCCGCCTTCGTCGCGGCCATGCTGCAAAGCGGCAAGGACGTCTTTTTGAGCGCAGTCAACGAACAGATCGAATGCGCCATCAACGGCCGCCCCATCAATTTCCGGTATGACCGCAAGACCAATTCCCAGGAACTCGAACCCGTGCAGCGCATCACCTGGAGCATCACCGGCTGGCGGGCCGCCTCCTACCTGGCCGCCTACGCCGCCGGGAAATGCGCCACCTACGCCGGCGATGTCGGCTATTGGCCCATCGACCGGGCGGCGGGGCACATCATCAAAACCGAGGAGGACCTGCGTTTCGCCCAGGCCTTCCTTGACGCCTTTCCCGAACGAGGAATCTAG
- a CDS encoding glycosyltransferase, whose product MADAYFKTLYPSGDWFPPEEGGNHWWLWSRDRDEVRLYVLGYLESGSGVFEFILEHGLAREQLDNLLVDIGGCAYRPQEVPLPPAFGGRRFFRCLFDIPSLAGRDLIEVRLRIRPRLRPCDLDPASPDTRVMGLAMGNAWFRSSYHPLGPAETYLDRRKVTYLDTGEVPSAAAWTDAAHNHVKLATLKNAHAGGRCFIIGNGPSLTIADLERLRHEVTFAANKIYLAFDHTDWRPTYYTVTDVVTAQCHRDRIASLPLTKVFNRCVAPFFPGAGDIVWFDADPAAFAHGEVVGPGFSDDLLRGSWPGFSVTFDQLQLACHMGFQKIYLLGVDFDYALAGPPVGRCEQGEILAYAGEANYFLPGYRQVGEPWTRPAFERMEAAYREARRRCDAAGRIVRNASRRSRLDAFERADFDALTAAGRPAGPASPLVSVIIPARDAADTIEEALASTLDQAGVRVEILLVDDGCRDDTVARARRVAGRHVTVLAHPDNAWRGVSASRRLALERATGALVAFLDADDAFLPGKLSAQASLMLANPDCILCHTDVEVADETGKAKGLAGYFHLGDLQRKYFLHESDDFLAQNRICNSSVMIRPDAARHFLDLRLRYQFEDWLHWIVLSSHGLFAYLPQRLVRYRYHAASFTARSTNTDQAFAAIEMLAALLQRPGHAFPRQRLVDALLRATDHLALLQANGPEAPPTPCARRPRDRGAQAAESSR is encoded by the coding sequence ATGGCCGACGCTTATTTCAAGACACTCTATCCTTCCGGGGATTGGTTCCCCCCAGAGGAAGGGGGCAATCACTGGTGGCTGTGGAGCCGGGACCGCGACGAGGTGCGGCTCTATGTGCTGGGCTACCTCGAATCCGGCTCCGGGGTGTTTGAGTTCATCCTGGAGCACGGCTTGGCCCGGGAGCAGTTGGACAACTTGCTGGTCGACATCGGCGGTTGCGCCTATCGACCGCAGGAGGTGCCGCTGCCGCCGGCGTTCGGCGGACGGCGGTTTTTCCGGTGCCTTTTCGACATCCCATCGCTGGCCGGTCGGGACTTGATCGAGGTACGCCTGCGCATCCGGCCGCGGCTGCGGCCTTGCGACCTGGACCCGGCCAGCCCGGATACCCGGGTCATGGGCTTGGCCATGGGCAATGCCTGGTTCCGGTCCAGCTACCATCCCCTGGGACCGGCCGAAACCTACCTCGACCGGCGCAAGGTGACCTACCTGGACACCGGAGAGGTTCCCAGCGCGGCGGCCTGGACGGATGCCGCCCACAACCACGTCAAGCTCGCAACCCTCAAAAACGCCCATGCCGGCGGCCGCTGCTTCATCATCGGCAACGGCCCGAGCCTGACCATCGCCGACCTGGAGCGCCTGCGCCACGAGGTAACCTTCGCCGCCAACAAAATCTATCTGGCCTTTGACCACACCGACTGGCGGCCAACCTATTATACCGTCACCGACGTGGTCACGGCCCAATGTCACCGCGACCGTATCGCCAGCCTGCCCCTGACCAAGGTCTTCAACCGGTGCGTGGCCCCGTTTTTCCCCGGTGCCGGGGACATCGTCTGGTTTGACGCCGACCCCGCCGCCTTCGCCCACGGCGAAGTGGTCGGGCCGGGCTTTTCCGACGACCTGCTGCGCGGCAGCTGGCCCGGGTTTTCAGTCACCTTCGATCAGCTCCAACTGGCCTGCCACATGGGCTTCCAGAAGATCTACCTGCTTGGCGTGGATTTCGACTACGCCCTGGCCGGTCCGCCCGTCGGCCGGTGCGAACAGGGCGAGATCCTGGCCTATGCCGGCGAAGCCAATTATTTCCTGCCCGGGTACCGCCAGGTGGGCGAACCCTGGACGCGGCCGGCCTTCGAACGCATGGAGGCGGCCTACCGCGAGGCGCGCCGCCGCTGCGACGCCGCCGGGCGCATTGTGCGCAACGCCTCGCGCCGCAGCCGTCTCGACGCCTTCGAGCGGGCCGATTTCGACGCCCTGACCGCCGCCGGCCGGCCGGCCGGCCCCGCCTCCCCCCTGGTCTCGGTCATCATACCGGCCCGGGACGCCGCCGACACCATCGAGGAGGCCCTGGCCTCGACCCTGGACCAAGCCGGAGTCCGGGTGGAGATACTCCTCGTGGACGACGGCTGCCGGGACGATACCGTGGCCCGGGCGCGCCGGGTGGCCGGCCGCCACGTGACGGTCCTGGCCCACCCGGACAACGCTTGGCGCGGCGTTTCCGCTTCCCGTCGGCTGGCGCTGGAACGGGCGACCGGGGCGCTCGTCGCCTTTCTGGACGCCGACGACGCCTTCCTGCCAGGCAAGCTGTCGGCCCAGGCGTCGTTGATGCTGGCCAACCCCGACTGTATCCTGTGCCACACCGACGTGGAGGTCGCAGACGAGACCGGCAAAGCCAAAGGACTGGCCGGCTATTTCCATCTGGGCGACTTACAGCGGAAATACTTCCTCCACGAGTCGGACGACTTCCTCGCCCAAAATCGGATATGCAACTCCTCGGTCATGATCCGGCCCGACGCGGCGCGGCATTTTCTCGATCTGCGGCTGCGCTACCAGTTCGAGGACTGGCTGCACTGGATTGTGCTCTCCAGCCACGGCCTGTTCGCCTACCTGCCCCAGCGACTGGTCCGCTACCGGTATCATGCGGCCTCCTTCACCGCCCGGTCCACGAATACCGACCAGGCCTTCGCCGCCATCGAGATGTTGGCCGCCTTGTTGCAACGGCCCGGCCACGCCTTTCCCCGGCAACGCCTGGTGGACGCCTTGTTGCGGGCCACGGACCACCTGGCCCTGCTCCAGGCAAACGGCCCTGAGGCGCCGCCTACCCCTTGCGCCCGGCGGCCACGGGATCGCGGCGCACAAGCCGCCGAAAGTAGCCGATGA
- a CDS encoding radical SAM protein, with the protein MTGQDVGVVDRHFDLTGRLSRAELEAARLALLEAARTAALPDGRGFDQDREGILACLASGDFTGKEAGAGRFTGFAATELEEAARRLPRGEAVAYLRYRYRWHHCPHSRTVPDFPIHLGIESASLCNLRCTMCFQSDPSFRRDKGNFGLMDFDLYRRIIDEGAAKGLCSVKLSIRGEPLLHPRLPDMVAYARKSRLLDVMLNTNATLLTEDKARALLDAEPHLIVFSVDADTKRTFESIRVGADFEAVVGNVERFLQIRAKDYPGSITRARVQMTVVPEAEGEIPAVRRRWASLADQVAIKRVVLRQADGDAATPGDWGCRVLWQRLDVHYDGGVWLCDNDYHGKCPLGDVRRDSLESIWHSGRMASLRALHAAGRRTEIAPCRRCSGL; encoded by the coding sequence GTGACCGGCCAGGACGTGGGCGTGGTGGACCGCCACTTCGACCTGACCGGCCGCCTGTCGCGGGCCGAACTGGAAGCCGCGCGCCTGGCGCTCCTCGAGGCGGCCCGCACGGCCGCCCTTCCCGACGGCCGGGGCTTCGACCAGGACCGGGAGGGAATCCTCGCCTGCCTGGCCAGCGGCGATTTCACGGGCAAGGAGGCCGGGGCCGGCCGGTTCACGGGATTCGCCGCGACCGAGCTGGAGGAGGCCGCCCGGCGCCTGCCCCGGGGCGAGGCCGTCGCCTATCTGCGCTACCGCTACCGCTGGCACCATTGCCCCCACTCCCGCACCGTACCCGATTTTCCCATCCACCTCGGCATCGAATCGGCCTCGCTGTGCAACCTGCGCTGCACCATGTGCTTCCAAAGCGACCCGTCTTTCCGCCGAGACAAAGGCAATTTCGGGCTCATGGACTTCGATCTGTACCGCCGGATCATCGACGAGGGCGCGGCCAAGGGCCTGTGCTCCGTCAAGCTGTCCATCCGCGGCGAACCGTTGCTGCATCCCCGGCTGCCGGACATGGTCGCCTATGCCCGCAAAAGCCGGTTGCTCGACGTGATGCTCAACACCAACGCCACCTTGCTGACCGAGGACAAGGCCCGCGCCCTCCTGGACGCCGAGCCGCACCTGATCGTTTTTTCCGTGGACGCGGACACGAAACGGACCTTCGAATCCATCCGGGTGGGGGCGGACTTCGAGGCGGTCGTGGGAAACGTGGAGCGGTTCTTGCAAATTCGGGCCAAGGACTATCCCGGCTCCATCACCCGGGCCCGGGTGCAGATGACCGTCGTGCCCGAGGCCGAGGGCGAGATCCCGGCCGTGCGGCGGCGCTGGGCCAGCCTGGCCGACCAGGTGGCCATCAAGCGGGTTGTCCTTCGCCAGGCCGACGGCGACGCGGCCACGCCGGGCGACTGGGGCTGCCGGGTGCTGTGGCAGCGCCTCGACGTGCACTACGACGGCGGCGTGTGGCTGTGCGACAACGACTACCACGGCAAGTGCCCCCTCGGGGACGTGCGCCGGGACAGCCTGGAATCCATCTGGCATTCCGGGCGGATGGCCTCGCTTCGCGCCCTGCATGCCGCCGGGCGCCGGACCGAGATCGCCCCCTGCCGCCGCTGCAGCGGTTTGTAA
- a CDS encoding YhcH/YjgK/YiaL family protein, whose protein sequence is MLLGSVNFDTTYAPFLRGEVWVEALAWIRQNATTASPGVHALRGRDMFVNVHGYSTGSASEARFECHRRYVDLQYCIRGGETILWRPCAEPPREDEYDVANDACYRPVAGEWSALVLSPGLFAVFFPQDEHAPKIANGIHKDIWKLVVKIDRTLL, encoded by the coding sequence ATGCTGCTTGGATCTGTAAATTTCGATACAACATACGCGCCCTTCCTGAGGGGGGAAGTGTGGGTCGAGGCACTGGCCTGGATACGCCAGAACGCGACCACGGCCTCTCCGGGCGTTCATGCATTGCGTGGCCGGGACATGTTCGTCAATGTGCACGGCTATTCCACCGGGTCGGCCAGTGAGGCCCGTTTCGAATGCCATCGCCGCTACGTCGATTTACAGTACTGCATCCGGGGCGGCGAAACGATTCTGTGGCGGCCTTGTGCCGAGCCCCCGCGCGAGGACGAGTACGACGTCGCCAACGACGCCTGTTACCGACCCGTCGCGGGGGAGTGGTCCGCCCTGGTCCTCTCGCCGGGGCTGTTCGCCGTCTTTTTCCCCCAAGACGAACACGCGCCCAAGATTGCCAACGGCATCCATAAGGATATATGGAAGCTTGTCGTAAAAATTGACCGCACCCTGCTGTAA
- a CDS encoding inositol monophosphatase family protein has protein sequence MSWDAELRLAREAALRAGDLLTRLRAGQLDVDSDAGRDIKLAADRQAEAAILDTLAASPHPILAEESGVSGSATDGPRWIVDPLDGTVNYSRGLDLCCVSIALWDGERPLCGVVHDFTRRELFCGVVGRGAWRNDAPIQVSAAADPARAILGTGFPVNRDFASPALHRFIDRVRSFKKLRLLGSAALSLAWVACGRLDAYCEEDIMLWDVAAGLALVAAAGGRAEATPSPARPMAHLARAAATAGLFAAISAKD, from the coding sequence GTGAGCTGGGACGCGGAACTGCGCCTGGCCCGCGAGGCGGCCCTGCGCGCCGGCGATCTGTTGACCCGGCTTCGCGCCGGCCAGCTGGACGTGGACAGCGACGCCGGCCGCGACATCAAGCTCGCGGCCGATCGCCAGGCCGAGGCCGCCATTCTGGACACCCTTGCCGCCTCGCCTCATCCGATCCTGGCCGAGGAAAGCGGCGTCTCCGGCTCAGCCACCGACGGCCCCCGCTGGATCGTCGATCCCCTGGACGGCACGGTCAACTACTCGCGCGGCCTTGACCTGTGCTGCGTGTCCATCGCCCTGTGGGACGGCGAGCGGCCGCTTTGCGGCGTGGTCCACGACTTCACCCGGCGGGAGCTTTTCTGCGGCGTCGTGGGCCGGGGCGCCTGGCGCAACGACGCGCCGATCCAGGTTTCGGCCGCCGCCGATCCGGCCAGGGCCATCCTGGGCACCGGGTTTCCCGTCAACCGGGATTTTGCCTCGCCGGCCCTGCACCGGTTCATCGACCGGGTGCGGTCGTTTAAAAAACTGCGCCTGCTCGGTTCGGCCGCGTTGTCGCTGGCCTGGGTGGCCTGCGGCCGGCTCGACGCCTACTGCGAGGAGGACATCATGCTGTGGGATGTGGCGGCCGGCCTGGCCTTGGTGGCCGCGGCCGGCGGCCGTGCCGAGGCGACGCCGTCCCCGGCCCGTCCCATGGCCCACCTCGCCCGGGCCGCCGCCACGGCCGGGCTTTTTGCCGCGATTTCGGCCAAAGACTAA
- a CDS encoding NAD(P)-dependent oxidoreductase, with product MKVAIGPSSFAAKDRTPLDMLTRAGVEILPNPYGRRLDQDETIALLREADGLIAGLEPLNRTVLASAKNLKALARVGIGMTNVDREAAADLGIKVSFTPDAPAAAVAEMTICCMLALCRRLVAVNNATRAGRWTKDVSQGLSGLPVLLVGYGRTGREVGRLLRAFGTKVMVCDPFVTQADLTDGETAVSLEDGLAVARVVSLHASGEDVILDDAAFARMPEGVILLNASRGALVDEKALLTALDAGRIGGVWFDAFWREPYDGELCHYEQTLLTPHVCTYTVQCRKDMETTAVSNLLRDLGLTA from the coding sequence ATGAAGGTGGCCATTGGCCCGTCCTCTTTCGCCGCCAAGGACCGCACCCCCCTGGACATGCTCACGCGCGCCGGCGTGGAGATCTTGCCCAATCCGTATGGCCGCCGGCTCGACCAGGACGAAACCATCGCCCTGCTGCGCGAAGCCGACGGCCTGATCGCCGGCCTGGAGCCGCTCAACCGCACGGTGCTGGCCTCGGCGAAAAACCTCAAGGCCCTGGCCCGGGTGGGCATCGGCATGACCAACGTGGACCGCGAGGCCGCGGCCGACCTGGGCATCAAGGTTTCCTTCACCCCGGACGCCCCGGCCGCGGCCGTTGCCGAAATGACCATCTGCTGCATGCTCGCCCTGTGCCGCCGGCTGGTGGCGGTCAACAACGCCACCCGGGCCGGACGCTGGACCAAAGACGTCTCCCAGGGCCTGTCGGGCCTGCCCGTGCTGCTGGTGGGCTACGGCCGCACCGGCCGGGAAGTGGGCCGCCTGTTGCGGGCCTTCGGGACCAAGGTCATGGTCTGCGACCCCTTCGTGACCCAGGCCGACCTGACCGACGGCGAGACCGCGGTCAGCCTGGAGGACGGCTTGGCCGTCGCCCGGGTTGTCAGCCTGCACGCCAGCGGCGAGGATGTCATCCTGGATGACGCCGCCTTCGCCCGCATGCCCGAGGGGGTGATCCTGCTCAACGCCTCGCGGGGCGCCCTGGTCGACGAGAAAGCGCTGTTGACCGCCCTGGACGCCGGCCGCATCGGCGGGGTCTGGTTCGACGCCTTCTGGCGCGAACCCTACGACGGCGAACTGTGCCACTACGAGCAAACCCTGCTCACTCCCCACGTGTGCACCTATACGGTCCAATGTCGCAAGGACATGGAGACCACGGCCGTGTCCAACCTGCTGCGCGATCTGGGGCTGACGGCGTGA
- a CDS encoding methyltransferase domain-containing protein, translating into MIQHEVQDASIRIDDLHPDVTYSEEQRLAENFVRSTASAPGLAPCPVSGSPRHEVFFQRFGRDYALCPRTWTVALANEPDPDALAAYFHDSDLARFRASVTYQDNLARRRAHLWDSQLEWVRQRLRRHLGPGRFSVLDWGPKAVGHTALFATADFVADYRVMAPLPPVTGRPPEAPCDVVLLFDALQRFWRPAELLRRINSHMRAGGLLFLTLRSGSGFDVLTLGGHNTTIYPLDHVCLPSVAGLRLLADQAGFEVLELATPGQLDVSIVEQAKDRIPLSQYFQRYVMSQCDDAMQERLQAFLQRNNLSSHIQAVVRKKP; encoded by the coding sequence GTGATCCAGCATGAAGTGCAGGATGCCTCGATCCGCATCGACGACCTGCATCCCGACGTCACGTATTCCGAGGAACAGCGTTTGGCCGAAAATTTTGTCCGGTCCACGGCGTCGGCGCCGGGCCTGGCGCCGTGCCCGGTTTCCGGCAGCCCCCGCCACGAGGTTTTTTTCCAGCGCTTCGGCCGCGACTACGCCCTGTGCCCCCGGACCTGGACCGTGGCCCTGGCCAACGAACCCGATCCTGACGCCCTGGCCGCCTATTTCCACGACTCGGACCTCGCGCGCTTCCGAGCCAGCGTCACATACCAGGATAACCTGGCCCGGCGCCGCGCCCACCTGTGGGACAGCCAGCTCGAATGGGTGCGGCAGCGGCTGCGCCGCCACCTGGGGCCGGGCCGGTTCTCCGTCCTCGACTGGGGCCCCAAGGCCGTGGGGCACACCGCCCTGTTCGCGACCGCCGACTTCGTCGCGGACTACCGCGTCATGGCCCCCTTGCCGCCCGTCACGGGCCGGCCGCCCGAGGCCCCCTGCGACGTGGTGCTGCTTTTCGACGCCTTGCAGCGCTTCTGGCGGCCGGCCGAACTGCTGCGCCGCATCAACAGCCACATGCGCGCGGGTGGCCTGCTCTTTCTGACCCTGCGCTCGGGATCGGGCTTCGACGTGCTGACCCTTGGCGGACACAACACCACCATCTATCCCCTGGACCACGTGTGCCTGCCTTCGGTGGCCGGCCTGCGCCTGCTGGCCGACCAGGCCGGGTTCGAGGTGCTGGAACTGGCCACGCCGGGCCAGCTCGACGTGTCCATCGTGGAGCAAGCCAAGGACAGGATCCCGTTGTCCCAGTACTTCCAGCGTTACGTGATGTCCCAGTGCGACGACGCCATGCAGGAACGACTGCAAGCCTTCCTCCAACGCAACAACCTCAGCTCGCACATCCAGGCTGTGGTGAGAAAGAAGCCCTAA